A portion of the Blastochloris tepida genome contains these proteins:
- a CDS encoding DUF1150 family protein, with protein MTNDTETTTETGALMSAEAFALLGGGQLAYVKPIRSEDVKALFPKAPSIEPGLMLFALHGADGTPIMLADSREAVVANAIQNELQAVSVH; from the coding sequence ATGACCAACGATACCGAAACAACCACGGAAACCGGCGCTCTGATGAGTGCGGAGGCGTTTGCGCTGCTCGGCGGCGGCCAGCTTGCCTATGTCAAGCCGATCCGCTCCGAAGACGTGAAGGCACTGTTTCCCAAGGCGCCGTCGATCGAGCCGGGCCTTATGCTGTTTGCGCTGCATGGCGCGGACGGCACGCCGATCATGCTCGCCGACTCGCGCGAGGCGGTGGTGGCCAACGCGATTCAGAACGAGCTGCAGGCCGTCAGCGTGCACTGA
- a CDS encoding tyrosine-type recombinase/integrase, whose translation MPRPSSADTRYLELKDGKWRVTVPVPRHLHKKLGTRLKRPLHTDSLATANALKWQVVAELKGMIDREGANTLRHRMTREALELAAQRARAVTPSEIERIDDWIDEQVDHIRGEPIEIIEYADRAVPIYDPNALRMAETFREMAMGEATPIELHHQAYLDQLTVKRRTKADDERAMKFLLTWCKNKGVSPMLQAITGKVAARFMDELHTVAGSRHPVTLQKYINRLSVYWKWLKQRSHVETNPWADLKLPVPKTPHNELERSFTDAEVARLLQGSASQAMHDLMRIAALTGARLDAIVDLSIGDCADGAFKFKPQKKEKQPRYVPIHSALKEIIARRTVGKAPTDDLFPEYPPPKKATSKRERSFKASTAFTTYRRSVGVADEAPGRRRSLVNFHSFRRWFITKAERAGQAEHIIASVVGHARPGMTLGRYSAGPEFEQLRVCVEAVSLPAGPAEDSCGPPEEMAVAAE comes from the coding sequence ATGCCTCGACCTTCCTCCGCTGACACCCGCTATCTCGAACTGAAGGACGGCAAGTGGCGGGTCACCGTTCCGGTGCCACGACACCTCCACAAGAAGCTCGGAACCCGCCTGAAGCGGCCGCTGCACACCGACAGCTTGGCCACCGCCAACGCGCTGAAGTGGCAGGTCGTCGCCGAGTTGAAGGGCATGATCGACCGCGAGGGCGCGAACACGCTCCGCCACCGCATGACCCGGGAAGCCCTCGAACTCGCGGCGCAGCGGGCGCGGGCCGTGACGCCCTCGGAAATCGAGCGCATCGACGACTGGATCGACGAACAGGTGGACCACATCCGGGGCGAGCCGATCGAGATCATCGAGTACGCCGACCGCGCCGTGCCGATCTATGATCCGAATGCGCTCAGGATGGCGGAGACGTTCCGCGAGATGGCAATGGGCGAGGCCACGCCGATCGAGCTTCATCATCAAGCCTACCTCGACCAGCTCACCGTCAAGCGCCGCACCAAGGCTGATGACGAGCGGGCGATGAAGTTCCTGCTGACGTGGTGCAAGAACAAGGGCGTCAGCCCCATGCTGCAAGCCATCACCGGCAAGGTGGCGGCGCGATTCATGGACGAACTTCACACCGTTGCCGGCTCCCGCCATCCGGTGACGCTTCAGAAGTACATCAATCGCCTGTCCGTCTATTGGAAGTGGCTGAAGCAACGCAGCCACGTCGAGACAAACCCGTGGGCTGACCTCAAGCTGCCGGTGCCGAAGACGCCGCACAACGAGCTGGAACGCAGCTTCACGGACGCCGAGGTGGCTCGGTTGCTTCAGGGGTCGGCCTCGCAGGCCATGCACGACCTGATGCGCATCGCGGCGCTGACGGGTGCCCGGCTGGATGCCATCGTTGATCTGAGCATCGGCGACTGCGCCGATGGCGCCTTCAAGTTCAAGCCGCAGAAGAAGGAGAAGCAGCCGCGCTACGTGCCGATCCATTCGGCGCTGAAGGAGATCATCGCGCGGCGCACCGTGGGCAAGGCGCCCACCGACGACCTGTTCCCCGAATATCCGCCGCCGAAGAAGGCCACGTCAAAGCGCGAGCGATCCTTCAAGGCGTCGACCGCGTTCACCACCTATCGTCGCTCTGTCGGGGTCGCTGACGAGGCGCCGGGGCGTCGCCGCTCCCTCGTCAATTTCCACTCCTTCCGCCGCTGGTTCATCACCAAGGCGGAGCGGGCAGGGCAGGCAGAGCACATCATCGCGTCCGTCGTCGGGCATGCCCGGCCGGGAATGACCCTCGGCCGCTATTCGGCCGGACCGGAGTTCGAGCAGCTTCGGGTGTGCGTCGAGGCCGTCAGCCTTCCGGCGGGTCCGGCCGAGGATTCTTGCGGCCCGCCCGAGGAAATGGCTGTCGCTGCCGAGTAG
- a CDS encoding NUDIX domain-containing protein: MAQNTESEVAESDVADTHVVADPRRAESRFRLLRTERVHDGWARFLIARYATTDGGEITREIEDHGDAVAVLPYDPQRGTVFLVRQFRAPVAIASGASDTLEACAGCVEPGEDAETCALRELEEECGLVPLTLERIATLWSMPGVSTERLTYFLAEVDGTTRGEGGGRDDEHEFITVIEVPVAELAGPDRFARMPDVKSQFLLDRLLDRLAGR; encoded by the coding sequence ATGGCCCAAAATACCGAGTCTGAAGTTGCCGAGTCTGACGTTGCCGACACCCACGTCGTCGCCGACCCCCGACGCGCCGAATCCCGCTTCCGCCTGCTGCGCACCGAGCGCGTCCATGATGGCTGGGCGCGCTTCCTGATCGCCCGCTACGCCACGACGGATGGCGGCGAGATCACCCGCGAGATCGAGGACCATGGCGACGCGGTGGCGGTGCTGCCCTACGATCCGCAGCGCGGCACGGTGTTCCTGGTGCGCCAGTTCCGGGCGCCGGTGGCGATCGCCTCGGGCGCGTCCGACACGCTGGAGGCCTGCGCCGGCTGCGTCGAGCCCGGCGAGGACGCCGAGACCTGCGCGCTGCGCGAGCTGGAGGAGGAATGCGGCCTCGTGCCGCTCACGCTGGAGCGTATCGCCACGCTGTGGAGCATGCCCGGCGTCTCCACCGAGCGGCTGACCTATTTCCTGGCCGAGGTGGATGGCACGACCCGCGGCGAGGGCGGCGGCCGCGACGATGAGCACGAATTCATCACCGTCATCGAGGTGCCGGTCGCCGAGCTTGCCGGGCCGGACCGCTTCGCCCGCATGCCGGACGTCAAGTCGCAGTTTCTGCTCGACCGGCTGCTCGACCGGCTGGCCGGGCGTTGA
- a CDS encoding AAA family ATPase produces the protein MTFIDRDLMKTTDGLPLVLPGPDILAGGFQLPEPIIEPWLAAGHVAMLYGKTGIGKTMLSYALATTISKGGEILGWQVPEPKRVLYFDAEMDPAETEGRLRRLSGGELPPEFRLVSGIRLKNGLPDLADDDGQAWYELLIEQEQADVVFLDNLCSLVTGGSISEDEVWLPVQPFLNRLRSKRIGVVVVHHAGKRGDYLGSSRMTQNMNSVIKVQRANENDVGNVELALMFEKGRSIVGADAEMKRIKLVSENDLLRWELADEAGPPKRLLDVVEAIRSREYGSQADLAAAMGTAQSVISGDIKKAERMGLLDKNEAASIFREVRKAKSADDAQDATEAVSMTQRATAATLPDDVDSDD, from the coding sequence GTGACGTTCATCGACCGCGACCTGATGAAGACCACCGACGGCCTGCCCCTGGTTCTACCCGGACCGGACATTCTGGCCGGCGGATTTCAGCTCCCCGAGCCGATCATCGAGCCGTGGCTTGCAGCTGGTCATGTGGCGATGCTGTACGGCAAGACCGGCATCGGAAAGACGATGCTGTCCTATGCCTTGGCCACGACGATCTCGAAAGGCGGCGAGATTCTCGGCTGGCAGGTCCCCGAGCCGAAGCGTGTCCTGTACTTCGACGCCGAGATGGACCCGGCGGAAACCGAGGGCCGGCTCCGGCGCCTCTCGGGCGGCGAACTGCCACCAGAGTTCCGCCTCGTATCCGGCATCCGGCTTAAGAATGGTCTCCCGGACCTCGCCGACGATGATGGGCAGGCTTGGTACGAACTTCTTATCGAACAAGAGCAAGCCGACGTCGTCTTCCTCGACAACCTATGCTCTCTCGTGACCGGCGGCTCGATCTCGGAAGATGAGGTGTGGCTGCCGGTGCAGCCGTTCCTGAACCGCCTCCGCAGCAAGCGTATCGGTGTCGTCGTGGTCCACCACGCCGGCAAGCGTGGCGACTACCTCGGATCAAGCCGCATGACCCAGAACATGAACTCCGTCATTAAGGTCCAGCGGGCTAACGAGAACGACGTGGGCAATGTCGAGCTCGCCCTCATGTTCGAGAAGGGCCGCTCAATCGTCGGTGCCGATGCCGAGATGAAGCGGATCAAACTCGTCAGCGAGAACGATCTGCTCCGGTGGGAACTTGCGGACGAAGCCGGCCCGCCGAAGCGGCTCCTAGATGTCGTGGAGGCGATCCGCAGCCGCGAATATGGATCACAGGCCGATCTTGCCGCCGCAATGGGCACCGCACAGTCCGTTATCTCGGGTGACATCAAGAAGGCAGAGAGGATGGGGCTTCTCGACAAGAACGAGGCCGCCAGCATCTTTCGCGAGGTGCGAAAGGCGAAGTCTGCGGACGACGCCCAGGACGCCACGGAGGCCGTTTCAATGACACAGCGGGCAACAGCGGCAACGCTCCCGGATGACGTCGATAGCGACGACTGA
- the truA gene encoding tRNA pseudouridine(38-40) synthase TruA — protein sequence MPRFCLTIEYDGTPFVGWQVQAAGTSVQGVLADAVFALSGERVRPTGAGRTDAGVHALGQVAHLDLARDWRPDTLRDGLNAHLRPHPVAVLAAARVADDFNARLSARQRHYRYRIVNRRAPLTVLRARAWHVIRPLDAETMHAAAQLLVGRHDFTTFRAAECQAKSPVKTLDRLAVARDGEELTIEASARSFLHHQIRSITGSLVLVGQGKWTPHDLKSALDARERARCGPMAPPDGLYLTAVDY from the coding sequence ATGCCTCGGTTCTGCCTCACCATCGAATATGACGGCACCCCGTTCGTCGGCTGGCAGGTGCAGGCCGCCGGCACCAGCGTGCAGGGCGTTCTGGCGGATGCGGTGTTCGCGCTGTCGGGCGAGCGGGTGCGGCCGACCGGCGCCGGGCGCACCGATGCCGGCGTCCATGCGCTGGGGCAGGTCGCCCATCTCGATCTTGCGCGCGACTGGCGGCCGGACACGCTGCGCGACGGCTTGAATGCGCATCTGCGCCCGCACCCGGTGGCGGTGCTGGCCGCGGCGCGGGTCGCCGACGATTTCAATGCCCGCCTGTCGGCGCGACAGCGGCACTATCGCTATCGCATCGTCAATCGCCGGGCGCCGCTCACCGTGCTGCGGGCCCGCGCCTGGCACGTCATCCGCCCGCTCGATGCGGAGACGATGCACGCCGCCGCCCAGCTATTGGTCGGCCGGCACGACTTCACCACCTTCCGCGCCGCCGAGTGCCAGGCCAAGAGCCCGGTCAAGACGCTGGACCGCCTTGCGGTCGCCCGCGACGGCGAGGAGCTGACGATCGAGGCCTCGGCGCGCTCCTTCCTGCACCACCAGATTCGGTCGATCACCGGCTCGCTGGTGCTGGTCGGCCAGGGCAAGTGGACGCCCCATGACCTCAAATCGGCGCTCGATGCCCGCGAACGCGCCCGCTGCGGCCCGATGGCGCCGCCCGACGGGCTCTATCTGACAGCGGTCGACTATTGA
- a CDS encoding Hsp20 family protein encodes MSRVSSLSSPFLLGFEEIERVLDRVSKGADGYPPYNIERLPRDAAGADRLRIVLAVAGFTRDQLDVSLEENQLVIRGRQVDADDGRVYLHRGIAARQFQRAFVLAEGIEVLGADLKNGLLTVDLVRLEPERIARRIAIASDE; translated from the coding sequence ATGTCCCGTGTATCGTCCCTGTCGAGCCCCTTTCTGCTCGGCTTCGAAGAGATCGAGCGGGTTCTCGATCGCGTCAGCAAGGGCGCAGACGGCTATCCGCCGTACAATATCGAACGCCTGCCGCGCGATGCGGCGGGAGCGGATCGGCTGCGCATCGTGCTGGCGGTCGCCGGCTTCACGCGCGACCAGCTCGACGTGTCGCTGGAAGAGAACCAGCTCGTCATTCGTGGCCGGCAGGTCGATGCCGACGATGGCCGCGTCTATCTGCACCGCGGCATCGCGGCCCGGCAGTTCCAGCGTGCGTTCGTGCTGGCGGAGGGCATCGAGGTGCTCGGCGCGGATCTGAAGAATGGCCTTCTCACGGTCGATCTCGTTCGGCTGGAGCCGGAACGGATCGCGCGGCGAATTGCCATCGCTTCGGACGAGTGA
- a CDS encoding glucose 1-dehydrogenase has product MRLRDKAAIVTGGGSGFGKVIAETFAREGAKVAVLDINTSAAESVAKRIGPSAIAVAADVAKAADVEAAIAHTRNAFGRVDIVVNNAGITHHNRPMLEVGEAEFDRLFAVNVKSIFLFAHAVVPVFQAQGSGMILNIGSTAAIRPRPGLTWYNGTKGAVHTLTKSMAIELAPQRIRVCALAPVVGETPLLASFMGQDTPETRAKFIASVPLGRLSSPQDIANAALFLCSDEASFLTGVVLEVDGGRCI; this is encoded by the coding sequence ATGCGTCTGCGTGACAAGGCCGCCATCGTCACCGGCGGCGGATCGGGCTTCGGGAAGGTGATCGCCGAGACCTTCGCGCGCGAAGGCGCCAAGGTGGCGGTGCTCGACATCAACACCTCCGCGGCCGAGTCCGTGGCGAAGCGGATCGGTCCGTCCGCCATCGCCGTCGCCGCCGACGTCGCCAAGGCGGCCGATGTCGAGGCGGCGATCGCGCACACCCGCAACGCGTTCGGTCGGGTCGACATTGTCGTCAACAATGCCGGCATCACCCATCACAACCGGCCGATGCTGGAGGTCGGCGAGGCCGAGTTCGACCGCCTGTTCGCGGTCAATGTGAAGTCGATCTTCCTGTTCGCCCACGCCGTGGTGCCGGTGTTCCAGGCCCAGGGATCGGGCATGATCCTCAATATCGGCTCGACCGCCGCCATCCGGCCGCGGCCCGGCCTCACTTGGTACAACGGCACGAAGGGCGCGGTGCACACGCTCACCAAATCGATGGCGATCGAGCTGGCGCCGCAGAGGATCCGGGTCTGCGCGCTGGCGCCGGTGGTCGGCGAGACGCCGCTGCTCGCCAGCTTCATGGGGCAGGATACGCCCGAGACGCGCGCCAAATTCATCGCCAGCGTACCGCTCGGCCGGCTGTCGAGCCCGCAGGACATCGCCAATGCCGCGCTGTTTCTGTGCTCGGACGAGGCGTCCTTCCTCACCGGCGTGGTGCTGGAGGTCGATGGCGGGCGGTGCATTTGA
- a CDS encoding dihydrolipoyl dehydrogenase family protein, with product MATRLTPDLCVIGAGSGGLSVAAAAAGFGVPVVLVERHAMGGDCLNTGCVPSKALLAAAKRAQAIRTAGTFGIAAGEPAVDFRAVMAHVRTVQASIAPNDSEERFTALGVTVIRAGARFVGADIVAAGETEIAARRFVIATGSSPALPPIAGLSDTPHLTTDTIWSLDVLPRHLAIIGGGPVGCELAQAFRRLGSAVTVLETARPLAGHAADCAEVALAALGREGVEIRSPVSVAAVRRVADGVEIEVEEAGRRFAFEASHLLVAAGRRPNVEGLGLDQAGIAHSPRGIQVDAGLRTTNRRVYAIGDVIGGAMFTHAAGWQAGLVVRSALFRLPVNYDPDIIPRVTFTDPEVAQVGLDEANAQSRHRGVRVVRVPFSASDRAEAERDTAGFLKVVTTARGRILGVEIVGRDAGEMIGAWALAVAQRANIRSFAALIAPYPTRAEIARRAAIAFFAPRLTGRLVKGIIRVLQGLG from the coding sequence ATGGCAACGCGTCTCACCCCCGATCTCTGCGTCATCGGTGCCGGCTCCGGCGGCCTGTCGGTCGCCGCCGCTGCTGCCGGCTTCGGCGTGCCGGTGGTGCTGGTCGAACGCCACGCGATGGGCGGCGACTGCCTCAACACCGGCTGCGTGCCGTCGAAGGCGTTGCTGGCGGCGGCGAAGCGGGCGCAGGCGATCCGCACCGCCGGCACGTTCGGCATCGCGGCCGGCGAACCCGCGGTCGATTTCCGCGCGGTGATGGCGCACGTGCGCACCGTGCAGGCTTCGATCGCGCCCAACGATTCGGAGGAGCGGTTCACCGCGCTCGGCGTCACGGTGATCCGCGCGGGCGCGCGCTTCGTCGGCGCAGACATTGTGGCGGCGGGCGAGACCGAGATCGCGGCGCGGCGCTTCGTCATCGCCACCGGATCGTCGCCGGCGCTGCCGCCGATCGCGGGATTGTCCGATACGCCGCATCTCACCACCGATACGATCTGGTCTCTCGACGTGCTGCCGCGCCATCTCGCCATCATCGGCGGCGGGCCGGTGGGCTGCGAGCTGGCGCAGGCGTTCCGCCGGCTGGGCTCGGCGGTGACGGTGCTGGAGACGGCGCGCCCGCTCGCCGGGCACGCGGCGGACTGCGCCGAGGTGGCGCTCGCTGCGCTCGGGCGCGAGGGCGTCGAAATTCGAAGCCCGGTGAGCGTCGCCGCGGTGCGCCGCGTGGCGGATGGCGTGGAAATCGAGGTCGAGGAGGCGGGACGGCGCTTTGCGTTCGAGGCCTCGCATCTTCTCGTCGCCGCCGGCCGCCGGCCGAATGTCGAAGGTCTCGGCCTCGACCAAGCGGGCATCGCCCATTCGCCGCGAGGCATTCAAGTGGACGCCGGGCTGCGCACCACCAACCGCCGCGTCTATGCCATCGGCGACGTCATCGGCGGCGCCATGTTCACCCACGCCGCCGGCTGGCAGGCCGGTCTGGTGGTGCGCAGCGCCCTGTTCCGCCTGCCGGTGAACTACGATCCCGACATCATTCCCCGCGTCACCTTCACCGATCCGGAAGTCGCTCAGGTCGGGCTCGACGAGGCGAATGCGCAATCGCGCCACCGCGGCGTGCGCGTGGTGCGCGTGCCGTTCTCCGCCAGCGACCGCGCCGAGGCCGAGCGCGACACGGCGGGTTTCCTCAAGGTGGTGACGACGGCGCGCGGCCGCATCCTGGGCGTGGAGATCGTCGGCCGCGATGCCGGCGAGATGATCGGCGCATGGGCGCTGGCGGTGGCGCAGCGGGCGAACATCCGCAGCTTCGCGGCACTGATCGCGCCTTATCCGACGCGGGCGGAAATCGCGCGGCGGGCGGCGATTGCCTTCTTCGCGCCGCGTTTGACCGGTCGGCTGGTGAAAGGCATCATCCGGGTGCTGCAAGGGCTCGGATGA
- a CDS encoding glycine zipper domain-containing protein, which translates to MMKKILVASAIALALGGCSQYSSRDRAVAGGLIGAGTGAAIGAAATGTGGGALAGGAIGAVAGAAIGAATTPERCYWSRRYQRTICYRN; encoded by the coding sequence ATGATGAAGAAGATTCTCGTGGCTTCAGCCATCGCTCTGGCTCTGGGGGGATGCAGCCAGTATTCGTCGCGGGATCGCGCCGTGGCCGGCGGCCTCATCGGTGCCGGAACCGGGGCGGCGATCGGCGCTGCGGCGACCGGCACCGGCGGCGGCGCGCTGGCCGGCGGCGCGATCGGCGCGGTCGCGGGTGCGGCGATCGGCGCGGCCACCACGCCGGAGCGCTGCTACTGGTCGCGGCGCTATCAGCGGACGATCTGCTACCGCAACTGA
- a CDS encoding TVP38/TMEM64 family protein translates to MSIDERGPEGGGTLLRRWRRRLPFILVLAASALILAFGGHRYVSFTALVDHHAWIDDSVARHPLMSVTVFAAVYAAIVALSLPGAAAMTLTGGFLFGWPLGTTASAFAATTGATLIFLLARTSLGDDLVRAAGPGAARLAERFRQHAFSYLLFLRLVPAFPFWMVNLVAAIAGMRLSAYVAATLLGILPGTLVFTVIGSGLGEPLADQAVALKDCRARGGTDCQVTLSAADFLTPELIGGFVALGALSLLPVLARHARRPDAAKRPG, encoded by the coding sequence ATGAGCATCGATGAGCGCGGACCCGAGGGTGGCGGGACGCTGCTCCGCCGCTGGCGCCGCCGTCTGCCGTTCATCCTGGTGCTTGCCGCATCGGCGCTGATCCTTGCGTTCGGCGGCCACCGCTATGTCTCCTTCACCGCGCTGGTCGACCATCACGCCTGGATCGACGACAGCGTGGCGCGTCACCCGCTGATGTCGGTCACGGTGTTCGCCGCCGTCTATGCCGCGATCGTCGCGCTGTCGCTGCCGGGTGCGGCGGCGATGACGCTGACCGGCGGTTTCCTGTTCGGCTGGCCGCTGGGCACCACAGCGTCCGCCTTTGCCGCCACCACCGGCGCCACGCTGATCTTCCTGCTGGCGCGCACCTCGCTCGGCGACGATCTCGTGCGCGCCGCCGGGCCCGGTGCGGCGCGGCTTGCCGAGCGCTTCCGGCAGCACGCCTTCAGCTATCTTTTGTTCCTGCGGCTGGTGCCGGCGTTTCCGTTCTGGATGGTCAATCTGGTGGCGGCGATCGCCGGCATGCGGCTGTCGGCCTATGTCGCCGCGACGCTGCTCGGCATCCTGCCGGGAACGCTGGTGTTCACGGTGATCGGCTCGGGGCTCGGCGAGCCGCTGGCGGATCAGGCGGTCGCTCTCAAGGACTGCCGGGCGCGCGGCGGCACCGATTGCCAGGTCACGCTGTCGGCCGCCGATTTCCTCACCCCCGAACTCATCGGCGGTTTTGTCGCGCTCGGTGCGCTGTCGCTGCTTCCGGTCCTGGCGCGGCACGCGCGCCGGCCGGACGCGGCGAAGCGGCCGGGCTGA
- a CDS encoding sensor histidine kinase, which produces MNDIKSDRETGLDKTGSDGAAPGFRSAGPGLSGRLLLLTIVFVMVAEVLIFVPSIANFRMAWLSDRLAAARTVALVWAAAPDGAIPADLTHDLLVSVNAHAVALKMPDSRRLLAIAGKVPDVDVHIDTRSGPPWLAITDAFETLAASRNRILRVVGPAPTDGGFIEIVLDERPLRTAMLIYSRNILILSLVISGITAALVYLALIWLIVRPIRRLAANMTAFRAHPEDASRIIVPSRRTDEVGLAEHELAAMQRQLQSTLQSKNRLAALGLAVSKINHDLRNMMASAHLLSDRLSAIDSPEVQRFAPMLIRAIDRAIGFAEATLAYGGAQEKPPERQRFALAPLAQEVREAVGLLPGSAIGWAAAIDRGLEVDADPDQLFRVLVNLVRNSVQALEQRAPNDPARDQVRLAARREGAVVIIEVSDTGPGVPARARAHLFEAFQGSTRSGGSGLGLAISAELVHAHGGDISLVEGTLGATFRISIPDRTASLDAARAERVRA; this is translated from the coding sequence ATGAACGATATCAAGAGCGACAGAGAGACCGGACTCGACAAGACCGGATCTGACGGCGCCGCGCCCGGCTTCCGATCCGCCGGCCCCGGATTGTCGGGCCGGCTTCTTCTGCTCACCATCGTGTTCGTGATGGTGGCGGAAGTGCTGATCTTCGTGCCCTCCATCGCCAATTTCCGCATGGCGTGGCTGTCCGACCGGCTGGCGGCGGCGCGCACGGTGGCGCTGGTGTGGGCGGCAGCACCCGACGGCGCGATCCCCGCCGACCTGACGCACGACCTTCTGGTCAGCGTCAACGCCCATGCAGTGGCGCTCAAGATGCCCGACAGCCGGCGCCTCCTGGCGATTGCCGGCAAGGTGCCCGATGTCGATGTCCATATCGACACCCGCAGCGGCCCGCCCTGGCTCGCGATCACGGACGCCTTCGAGACGCTCGCCGCCAGCCGCAACCGCATCCTGCGGGTGGTCGGCCCGGCGCCGACCGATGGCGGCTTCATCGAGATCGTGCTCGACGAGCGGCCGCTGCGCACGGCGATGCTGATCTATTCGCGCAACATCCTGATCCTTTCGCTGGTGATCTCCGGCATCACCGCGGCGCTGGTCTATCTCGCGCTGATATGGCTGATCGTGCGGCCGATCCGCCGGCTTGCCGCCAACATGACGGCGTTCCGCGCCCATCCCGAGGATGCCAGCCGCATCATCGTGCCCTCCAGGCGCACCGACGAGGTCGGCCTGGCCGAGCACGAGCTGGCGGCCATGCAGCGCCAGTTGCAGAGCACGCTGCAATCGAAGAACCGGCTCGCCGCGCTCGGGCTCGCCGTGTCCAAGATCAATCACGACCTGCGCAACATGATGGCTTCCGCCCATCTGCTGTCCGATCGGCTTTCGGCGATCGACAGCCCCGAGGTGCAGCGCTTCGCGCCGATGCTGATCCGCGCCATCGACCGCGCGATCGGCTTCGCCGAGGCGACCCTCGCCTATGGCGGCGCGCAGGAGAAGCCGCCGGAACGGCAGCGCTTCGCGCTGGCACCGCTCGCCCAGGAGGTTCGCGAGGCGGTGGGGCTGCTGCCGGGCAGCGCGATCGGCTGGGCGGCGGCGATCGACCGCGGGCTGGAGGTGGATGCCGATCCCGATCAGCTCTTCCGCGTTCTGGTGAACCTCGTCCGCAACAGCGTGCAGGCGCTGGAGCAGCGCGCGCCGAACGATCCGGCCCGCGATCAGGTCCGCCTCGCCGCGCGGCGCGAGGGCGCCGTCGTCATCATCGAGGTGTCGGACACCGGTCCCGGCGTGCCGGCGAGGGCGCGCGCCCATCTGTTTGAGGCGTTCCAGGGCTCGACGCGCAGCGGCGGCTCGGGGCTCGGCCTTGCCATATCCGCCGAGCTCGTGCATGCGCACGGCGGCGACATCAGCCTTGTCGAAGGCACGCTCGGCGCGACCTTCCGCATCAGCATTCCCGACCGCACGGCAAGCCTCGATGCGGCGCGCGCCGAGCGCGTACGCGCGTGA
- a CDS encoding recombinase family protein: MLIGYARTSTTEQEAGLDAQLRDLTAAGCERVFSERVSSVAPRAELEAALAFVRDGDTLVVTKLDRLARTVTKAWEVVERLEAKGVGLRILSLGGDTVDTRSATGKLILTIFAGFAQFEREMMLERQREGITKAKAEGRYKGRKPTARAKAEEARRLHAEGKTITEVAKALGIGRASVYRAIA; encoded by the coding sequence ATGCTCATCGGATACGCCCGGACGTCGACCACCGAACAGGAGGCCGGGCTGGACGCCCAGCTTCGTGACCTGACCGCGGCCGGCTGCGAGCGGGTGTTCTCCGAACGGGTTTCATCGGTGGCGCCGCGGGCCGAGCTGGAGGCAGCACTGGCGTTCGTCCGCGATGGTGACACGCTGGTGGTGACCAAGCTCGACCGTCTCGCCCGGACCGTCACCAAGGCCTGGGAGGTCGTCGAGCGGCTGGAGGCCAAGGGCGTCGGCCTCCGCATCCTCAGCCTCGGTGGCGACACCGTCGACACCCGCAGCGCCACCGGGAAGCTGATCCTGACGATCTTCGCCGGCTTCGCCCAGTTCGAGCGCGAGATGATGCTGGAGCGACAGCGGGAGGGGATCACCAAGGCGAAGGCCGAAGGCCGCTACAAGGGCCGCAAGCCAACGGCACGGGCGAAGGCTGAGGAAGCCCGCCGGCTCCATGCCGAGGGCAAGACGATTACCGAGGTAGCGAAGGCACTCGGAATTGGCCGGGCAAGCGTTTACAGGGCCATAGCGTAA